The Spartinivicinus poritis genome window below encodes:
- a CDS encoding efflux RND transporter periplasmic adaptor subunit: MTNQCQGDANKMIGILKKLGNTVICLVFTLTIEVQAEPSIQKRSEIEGDIRVLLVAQNEAQLSSQMNGRITQFNVDEGDLFKKGEILLAFDCKEQQANLQMSEAELTIAKKTYQAQLKLSKMSAASELDVAIAAAEVEKAKATNDLNQVVVQRCVVEAPYDGWVVKRLANPYENVAFGAPLLTIIDNSPLQLDLFVPSHWLSWLNVGHGFSLKIDETGKHYSALVQTIGAKVDSASQTVAVKASLTGKQKELLAGMSGTANF; this comes from the coding sequence ATGACAAATCAGTGTCAGGGTGATGCAAATAAAATGATAGGGATATTAAAAAAACTAGGGAATACTGTTATTTGTCTTGTTTTTACGCTTACCATTGAAGTGCAAGCGGAGCCTTCAATCCAGAAGCGATCTGAGATAGAGGGCGATATACGGGTATTATTAGTAGCACAAAATGAAGCCCAACTTTCAAGTCAAATGAATGGTCGTATTACTCAGTTTAATGTTGATGAGGGCGATTTATTTAAGAAAGGGGAGATCTTGCTAGCATTTGACTGTAAAGAGCAGCAAGCGAATTTGCAAATGAGTGAGGCGGAACTAACAATTGCTAAGAAAACTTATCAGGCACAGTTAAAATTGTCTAAAATGTCAGCAGCCAGTGAACTGGATGTCGCGATAGCGGCTGCAGAAGTGGAAAAAGCAAAAGCAACCAATGACTTGAATCAAGTGGTTGTTCAGCGGTGTGTGGTTGAGGCACCATACGATGGTTGGGTTGTAAAAAGGCTAGCAAATCCCTATGAAAATGTGGCATTTGGAGCGCCATTATTAACAATTATCGACAACAGTCCCCTACAGTTAGATTTATTTGTGCCTTCTCACTGGTTAAGCTGGTTGAATGTTGGCCATGGCTTTTCGTTGAAGATTGATGAGACGGGTAAGCATTATAGCGCACTGGTCCAAACGATTGGTGCTAAAGTAGATTCAGCCAGTCAAACAGTCGCTGTCAAAGCATCACTGACGGGTAAGCAAAAAGAACTATTAGCCGGCATGAGTGGTACAGCTAATTTTTAA
- a CDS encoding tRNA (uracil-5-)-methyltransferase translates to MSDEKVIDFVSAREPHVHARKEQKVKDLQQRFEACLPMKKKTVAKKKVKKRKKNKK, encoded by the coding sequence ATGAGTGATGAGAAAGTAATCGATTTTGTGTCTGCAAGGGAGCCCCATGTCCATGCACGTAAAGAACAAAAAGTCAAAGACTTGCAACAGCGGTTTGAAGCCTGTTTGCCTATGAAGAAAAAAACAGTAGCAAAAAAGAAAGTAAAAAAACGCAAAAAAAATAAAAAATAA
- a CDS encoding LysE family translocator: protein MLSLSLIAVFIPTFFFISITPGMCMMLAMTMGMTIGVKRTFWMMWGELLGVGIVATASVIGVATLMLQYPSIFEVFKYVGGAYLSYLGLQMWLSKGKMAVNLDQPHQQNASAMSLASQGFVTAIANPKGWAFFISLLPPFINQALPLTPQLVILLAMVLSIELLCLVLYATGGSTLSKLLQQSGKVRLLNRVSGSLMLAVGLWLAFG, encoded by the coding sequence ATATTAAGCCTATCTCTAATTGCTGTTTTTATACCCACTTTCTTCTTTATTTCCATAACACCAGGCATGTGTATGATGCTTGCTATGACCATGGGCATGACTATTGGCGTAAAGCGCACGTTTTGGATGATGTGGGGGGAGCTGTTGGGTGTTGGCATTGTAGCTACAGCGTCAGTTATTGGTGTTGCCACCCTGATGCTGCAGTACCCCAGTATTTTTGAAGTATTTAAGTATGTAGGTGGCGCTTACCTCAGCTATTTAGGCCTACAAATGTGGTTATCTAAGGGCAAGATGGCTGTTAACCTTGACCAGCCCCATCAGCAAAATGCCAGTGCTATGAGTTTGGCCAGCCAAGGTTTTGTCACTGCTATTGCCAACCCTAAAGGCTGGGCATTTTTTATCTCATTGCTGCCACCTTTTATTAATCAGGCCTTACCTTTAACCCCTCAACTAGTCATATTGCTCGCAATGGTTTTGTCAATTGAGCTATTATGTCTTGTACTTTATGCTACTGGTGGCAGTACATTAAGCAAGCTATTACAACAAAGTGGTAAAGTACGACTGCTGAATCGAGTCTCTGGCTCGTTGATGCTAGCTGTTGGGTTATGGCTTGCCTTTGGTTAA